The genomic DNA tagttttcatctCATCAAAGCCTTATTGTTTGCTTTGCCTCTTTTTCTATTCTACAGCAACgcgaaagaataaaaaaattactgccACACTAGTATTACTGCAACGCACGTCCCCATAGCCTTAGCGAATCACCAAACACATAAGAAAAGCAGATAAAATTAGTAAATAGCGTGGTTAAAGCTAGCAATGAGTTGCAATCGACATCTTAACTACAGCAGAACTTCGCCGAACATCAATAAATAACGAGCCGATACTTACGCCATACCGTCTAACTGGTTGGTTGGCGTGCCAAAGATGCGTTCACTTACGTAATCGAAATCAAAGTGCAATAGCCAGCAAATCCCGCTAACAAAGCCGTGCCTATAAGTGCACTCATGGCTATTCGCATCGTAGCTTCATTTGACTATTCTGTAGCTTCAACTCTTTCTCACCCGAAGCGCAATTGACATTTTCATTTTTGGTGACTTCTTGTGCACACGCTTACGGTgtgagtgtgtttgtatgtgtgttgtaaGCGTCGAAGCAACAGCAGATCGCTGATTTAACTTTGCGAAATCGATTAGCACCGGCAAAACTTCAAAAGCACAACAGGTGAATAGTTGAAGGCATAATGGCTAGCTCGACTGGCGGCCGAGATGCCATTGAATGCGATACTAACGCTTCTGCAATGGCCATAAATATGGCCGAGACTATCAAACCAAACAATTACATGGTCAGCAGCAGAAAACATCAAAACGATGCCCACAGCAACAGCGAGAGGCCGAGTAAAAAACTAGAATCAGCGAAATTCGGGCATATGAGTGGACGCACAGCTGAGGGTCTGCGTCGGCAAGCGACCAAATATCCACACGGCCTGAATATCAGCATACAAACAGTGACCACTAATGAACACCAGCACACCACTAgtaatggcaacaacaataataacagcaataataatagcAGTCTACATGCGAGCAGTGACCTGAATGCAAATTATGGCTACTCACGAGCTTCCACGCTGCGCAGCAGTTGGGGtggcaacaacaatgacaaacgGCAAACGACCAGCGATTTGAATGACGGCATTAGACACACCTCAAATGGCAGGGATGCCGCAGCAACGTCGGATAACTGCCACCGCAAATATCGCATTAGTATGATCAGCAGTCCGGAAAATCTGGCCGAATTGCAAATGCGCCGCTACAAGTATCCACTCACCGGCAACTACTATCTGGACACACAAGATGCGACGAGTATGAAACAACCGCCCCCGTTGCCGGTGCTGCGCACATATCTACAGCGTTTCGGTCGTTGGAAATATCTACGCTGGCCCATCATATTTTTAGCGAGCACATTGCTATTCTTCGGTCTCATCACCTATTGCATTTGGCTGCACGATGTGAGCGTGGCGCGGGAGCGTTACCAGCGACGACGGCAGGAAGTCAGCAAGGAGGCACAGTTAGCCGATAATGAAGCGCAGCTCATCAACTTTGTTGCAAACACAGTGGACGTGTGGCAGCGTGTTGATGAAAGCATTGCAACCACAACAACTACTCCGGCAACCAGCACCACCAATTCAACCATAGTTGTAACCACAGACCACAATCAGCAACACCTACAGGAATCGACGATTTTACGTGCAATTAGCACTCAAGCGCGCCAACCGCCCAAGCAGCAACAACTGACAACATTCAAGTATGTGGTGCCTTCGAAAGGTGTCGTCGTCGGCGACAAAAAGCAGCACAAAGCGGATGTTGATAAAGACAGAGATGAGACTATGTCCGAAACCACGACATATGCCAGCGCCGAAGCGGCTCTGATACCTACTAATGTGCTGCATTACAGCGGTTTTAATGGACATCAGAACAGCTTTGGTGTGCCCATTGAAGAGGGTCACCGCATTTTGAGGCTCTTTAATAATGTAAGTACCATTGCATTcgataattttgtatattactCTAATCAGTTTTGGACTTATGCGCTCTGAATCTGCAAGCATTCATGTTCTTTCTATATGGATGTAGGGCTGAGATTATGTTAATATTAGATAAGGTCCTAACCTCCCCCCACGGTACAGATCCCTGCGCCGGAGTTCTCGAAGATCCCACTTGAATAGTTGAAACACCGGTCCTCTATGATCTCAGAAAAAGACTAATATATTATTTCCAATTCGCTCGATTTAGCGAAGGGACGACATCAGAGACATTTCAATCTCAGTCTAGCAAAAGCTTGaggagaaaataatattaatagttaCAACCAAGTAAAGACACTTCATGGATTcttttaattgcataaagtgaAGATGTCTACAAATACTTCCTTTTATTTATACTACCATATTTTTCTCATACAGGGCCTTTCACCATATCAACCCTTTACCCCAACAACTAAGTCTTTGGCTAAGGTATCACCCACGATACCACCGCTTGCAAAATCTAAGCCAACACATTCCATGTCATCAGGCTTCCGTACCACCGCGCAAGATAACGGTTGTTACTCAACCACGCTGCCGATGTGTCAGGGTATCCTGGACTATGATTTAACATATAATTCCACAACTAAATTACAGTTTAACGATCAACAAGCTTTTCAGCAGCTAGTAGAATCGAATTGTTCAACACGTGCGCTCGAGTTTATTTGTGTAACACTAGAACCGGAATGCAGACCTTCGCATATTGGTATATTGCCACCTTGTCGGAGGATTTGCAAAGGTACTTACTACcaataaattatagaaaaatcagtttaaagttgttgttttcttttaatgtctATCCCTTTCTGTTAAAGCCGTACTCGAAGCCTGCTCCATCGTCATAGCCAATTGGGACGCGCTCAACGAGCTGTTTGACTGCAATATCTACCCCGACTCCAACGATCCGCACAAATGTGAAGATCCCACGAGAAGACGCGATTACTGCTACGACAACGAATTCGCTTGCTATGACCGCACCTGCATACCGCAACAATGGCAGTGTGATAATATTAAGGATTGCGCTGCTGGCGAGGACGAAGAGAGCTGTTTGATTTGCGATCATCAGGATGAGTTCCGCTGCCGCTCTAATGAGAAGTGTGTGCCCGAGTCGGTGCGCTGTGATTTGAAATATGACTGCTTCGATGGATCTGATGAGGAGGAGTGTGATGAGTACGGTTCCGGAGATGAAACAGCGGTCACTTTCGATGAAGCTGCTTTAAATTCATTCCCACGCGTATTCTCCTATGCTAGTTTCCTATCGCCCAATCAAACTAATGAAGGTTTATATACCTACATCACGGCAGCTACGGACGATGAGAATGGCACGAAGTTTCAGGTGCATGAAATCACCAATCGCACTAGCGGCATATCTACCGAAGATGTGACAAACAGTGTTCCCGGTGATGGGCCAAAAGGTTTCGGTGAGCTTTTGAGTCTTACTCCCACTCTTTATTATCTCAcaaatgttcatatatattttgcagTGAACTTCCGTGATAGCAAGGAAATCATGATGACTAGCGATACGGAGAATAAATTCAAGTACTCTTCGGCTGCCACCACCTCACGTCTCGCAACAACAAATCACAACAATAATAGCTTGATCAGCGGCAATAAAGTGTCCTTTGGTGCCACCACACCTCTGCAACCGGCCGCCTCAATGCGCATCGCCGTCACTACCGAACCGGTCAGCACATCCAAAGACGACATAGATAATGACGACaacaagagcaaaaaagcgCCGGCAAACACTTGTGCGCCCCATCAATTGCGTTGTGTGAGCGGTGAGTGCATCACAGTCAATCAACTCTGCGACAAGGTGAGCTTATGCTACGAAGATTCACTCTGAAGTGCTTGGTAAAGTGTTGATTGTATTTGCAGAAAATTGACTGTCCAGATGGTGCTGATGAGCTGCTGTGTATCTACAAGGAGCAGCGCAgttcgacaacaacaacaatgcgcagCAGCACAGACGGTCCTTCAAGCCGTAGGCGGAGTGTGCGCACGCAATCGACGACGCCGGCAGCGACGACAATACGTACGGATAAACGCTCCTTGACACGTACAACAATA from Bactrocera oleae isolate idBacOlea1 chromosome 3, idBacOlea1, whole genome shotgun sequence includes the following:
- the LOC106618015 gene encoding uncharacterized protein; amino-acid sequence: MASSTGGRDAIECDTNASAMAINMAETIKPNNYMVSSRKHQNDAHSNSERPSKKLESAKFGHMSGRTAEGLRRQATKYPHGLNISIQTVTTNEHQHTTSNGNNNNNSNNNSSLHASSDLNANYGYSRASTLRSSWGGNNNDKRQTTSDLNDGIRHTSNGRDAAATSDNCHRKYRISMISSPENLAELQMRRYKYPLTGNYYLDTQDATSMKQPPPLPVLRTYLQRFGRWKYLRWPIIFLASTLLFFGLITYCIWLHDVSVARERYQRRRQEVSKEAQLADNEAQLINFVANTVDVWQRVDESIATTTTTPATSTTNSTIVVTTDHNQQHLQESTILRAISTQARQPPKQQQLTTFKYVVPSKGVVVGDKKQHKADVDKDRDETMSETTTYASAEAALIPTNVLHYSGFNGHQNSFGVPIEEGHRILRLFNNGLSPYQPFTPTTKSLAKVSPTIPPLAKSKPTHSMSSGFRTTAQDNGCYSTTLPMCQGILDYDLTYNSTTKLQFNDQQAFQQLVESNCSTRALEFICVTLEPECRPSHIGILPPCRRICKAVLEACSIVIANWDALNELFDCNIYPDSNDPHKCEDPTRRRDYCYDNEFACYDRTCIPQQWQCDNIKDCAAGEDEESCLICDHQDEFRCRSNEKCVPESVRCDLKYDCFDGSDEEECDEYGSGDETAVTFDEAALNSFPRVFSYASFLSPNQTNEGLYTYITAATDDENGTKFQVHEITNRTSGISTEDVTNSVPGDGPKGFVNFRDSKEIMMTSDTENKFKYSSAATTSRLATTNHNNNSLISGNKVSFGATTPLQPAASMRIAVTTEPVSTSKDDIDNDDNKSKKAPANTCAPHQLRCVSGECITVNQLCDKKIDCPDGADELLCIYKEQRSSTTTTMRSSTDGPSSRRRSVRTQSTTPAATTIRTDKRSLTRTTIKRKVKT